The proteins below are encoded in one region of Parvicella tangerina:
- a CDS encoding class I fructose-bisphosphate aldolase, translating to MSKTIEILGADGEALLNHKCETISKDLLTLPGADFVDRSFGNSNRSPQVLRSLQALYGTGRLANTGYVSILPVDQGIEHSGGASFAPNPIYFDPENIVKLAIEGGCNGVASTFGVLASCSRKYAHKIPFIVKLNHNEMLTYPEKFDQIMFGSVDEAWNLGATAVGATIYFGSENSNRQIIEVAAAFERAHELGMATILWCYTRNSAFKKDGVDYHVATDLTAQANHLGVTIQADIIKQKLPERNGGYTAVGFGKTHPKVYSELSTDNPIDLTRYQVANCYMGKNGLINSGGASTGDGQSDLNQAVTTAVVNKRAGGHGLISGRKAFQKDMKDGVALLNAIQDVYLDESITIA from the coding sequence ATGTCAAAAACGATTGAAATTTTAGGTGCAGATGGCGAGGCACTTTTGAATCATAAATGTGAGACGATCAGTAAGGACCTGCTAACACTTCCAGGTGCTGATTTTGTAGATAGAAGTTTTGGAAATTCAAACAGAAGTCCTCAGGTTTTAAGAAGCCTTCAAGCTTTGTATGGTACAGGAAGATTGGCTAACACTGGGTATGTTTCCATCCTACCTGTTGATCAGGGCATCGAGCACAGTGGTGGAGCATCTTTTGCGCCAAATCCTATTTATTTTGATCCAGAAAACATAGTAAAGCTTGCTATTGAAGGTGGATGTAATGGTGTAGCTTCTACATTCGGAGTGTTAGCTTCATGTAGTAGAAAATATGCGCATAAAATTCCGTTTATTGTCAAGTTGAACCACAACGAAATGTTAACCTATCCAGAGAAATTTGATCAAATCATGTTCGGTAGTGTTGATGAGGCCTGGAACCTTGGAGCTACAGCAGTGGGTGCCACGATCTATTTTGGTAGTGAGAACAGTAACAGACAAATTATTGAGGTAGCTGCAGCATTTGAAAGAGCGCACGAATTAGGTATGGCAACCATCCTTTGGTGCTACACTAGAAATAGCGCTTTCAAAAAAGATGGTGTAGATTATCATGTGGCAACGGATTTAACGGCTCAGGCAAATCACTTAGGCGTTACTATTCAGGCAGATATCATCAAACAAAAGCTTCCGGAAAGAAATGGAGGGTATACGGCTGTTGGATTTGGAAAAACGCATCCTAAAGTTTATAGCGAATTATCTACGGATAATCCTATCGATTTGACAAGATATCAAGTAGCCAATTGTTACATGGGAAAAAACGGACTGATCAACTCAGGAGGTGCCTCTACAGGAGATGGACAGTCTGACTTGAACCAGGCAGTGACCACAGCGGTGGTAAACAAAAGAGCTGGAGGACATGGTTTGATCTCCGGACGAAAAGCTTTCCAAAAAGACATGAAAGATGGTGTTGCGTTGTTGAACGCCATTCAGGATGTTTATTTGGATGAATCAATCACGATTGCTTAA
- the accD gene encoding acetyl-CoA carboxylase, carboxyltransferase subunit beta — protein MSWFKRKLKGIVTPTKEKKETPDGLWYKTPKGDIIDTKVLEENLYVTPEEGYHERIGSKEYFDIIFDDHKYKELDKNLSSADPLEFEDTKKYVDRIEAGKKKTGLNDAVATAFGKTSGHDLVVACMDFGFIGGSMGSVVGEKIARAIQYAIKKKCPFMMISKSGGARMMEAGFSLMQMAKTSARLTQLSEAGLPYISFLTDPTTGGITASFAMLGDINIAEPGALIGFAGPRVVKDTVGKDLPEGFQTSEFLLEHGFLDFIVDRRELKEKLEQVIRLFEN, from the coding sequence ATGAGTTGGTTTAAAAGAAAACTGAAAGGAATAGTTACCCCTACTAAAGAAAAGAAGGAAACTCCTGATGGACTTTGGTACAAGACTCCCAAGGGAGATATCATAGATACCAAGGTGTTGGAGGAAAACCTCTATGTAACTCCAGAGGAAGGTTATCACGAAAGAATCGGTTCCAAAGAGTATTTCGACATCATTTTTGACGACCATAAATACAAAGAGTTAGATAAAAATCTTAGTTCAGCAGATCCATTGGAGTTTGAGGATACTAAGAAATATGTAGATAGAATTGAGGCTGGGAAGAAAAAAACAGGTTTAAACGATGCGGTTGCAACAGCCTTTGGAAAAACCTCTGGTCATGACCTTGTTGTAGCTTGTATGGATTTCGGTTTTATCGGAGGATCTATGGGGTCAGTTGTTGGTGAGAAAATCGCCAGAGCAATTCAGTATGCGATCAAAAAGAAATGTCCGTTTATGATGATCTCCAAATCAGGGGGTGCACGTATGATGGAAGCAGGCTTCTCTTTGATGCAAATGGCTAAAACTTCAGCAAGATTGACACAGTTATCAGAAGCTGGTCTGCCTTATATTTCATTCTTGACCGACCCTACAACTGGAGGTATTACAGCTTCCTTTGCAATGTTGGGAGATATTAATATTGCTGAGCCTGGAGCGCTAATCGGTTTTGCCGGTCCTCGTGTAGTAAAAGATACGGTAGGTAAAGATTTACCCGAAGGGTTCCAAACTTCAGAATTCTTATTGGAACATGGTTTCTTAGACTTCATTGTCGATAGACGAGAGTTAAAAGAGAAACTCGAACAGGTGATTCGATTATTTGAAAACTAA